Proteins encoded together in one Fibrobacter sp. UWR2 window:
- a CDS encoding FkbM family methyltransferase, with the protein MSLFKYFFIVVRNFIRNFHYLGEYDLFTRFKEHEPIEYSDFRQSVLQCKKQIISNYYNMHPLEAEKYNEELNYLNSVNLIDPFPYPTIKKISEVHVEYDSKKSKVFVIHNGKKMYLPKGWSKETASKYYLRFIERENILGGDFTTKTPHQYQSNQIHVDNGDIIIDAGAAEGLFALDVIEKAKFVYLFEVDEVWIDALKATFEPYKDKVSIISKYLSGVDSKDCTTLSSVLPQTTGESYFIKMDIEGEEENVLRACETFLQSSNKIKVSCCTYHRADHEKDIPLFLKSHGFQTEFSDGFMVFYWDPNLNIPYFRKGLVRAVRN; encoded by the coding sequence ATGTCTTTGTTTAAATATTTTTTTATTGTTGTTCGCAACTTTATTCGCAATTTCCACTATTTAGGGGAATACGACCTTTTTACAAGATTTAAAGAACATGAGCCCATTGAGTACAGCGATTTTCGTCAAAGCGTCCTTCAATGTAAAAAACAAATTATTAGTAATTATTACAATATGCACCCCCTCGAAGCAGAAAAATACAACGAAGAACTAAATTATCTTAATTCCGTAAACTTAATAGATCCGTTCCCATATCCGACAATAAAAAAAATTTCCGAAGTGCATGTGGAATATGATTCAAAAAAAAGTAAAGTTTTCGTCATTCACAACGGAAAAAAAATGTACCTTCCCAAAGGTTGGTCGAAAGAAACCGCTTCCAAGTATTATCTTAGATTTATAGAACGCGAGAACATTTTAGGCGGTGATTTTACAACCAAAACACCTCATCAATATCAATCCAATCAAATTCATGTTGATAATGGTGATATTATAATTGATGCCGGTGCTGCCGAAGGATTATTCGCTCTAGATGTCATTGAAAAAGCTAAATTCGTTTATTTGTTCGAAGTTGATGAAGTTTGGATAGATGCTCTTAAAGCAACTTTTGAGCCTTATAAAGACAAGGTTTCTATAATTTCCAAATATTTATCCGGTGTAGATTCCAAAGATTGCACCACTCTATCAAGCGTTCTTCCCCAAACAACAGGTGAATCATATTTTATAAAAATGGACATAGAGGGCGAAGAAGAAAACGTTCTTCGGGCCTGCGAAACCTTTCTACAATCAAGCAACAAAATAAAGGTATCTTGTTGCACTTATCATCGAGCCGACCATGAAAAAGACATTCCACTGTTTTTGAAATCACATGGCTTCCAAACGGAGTTTTCTGATGGGTTCATGGTTTTTTACTGGGATCCCAATTTAAATATACCGTATTTTAGAAAAGGACTTGTCAGAGCTGTTCGTAATTGA
- a CDS encoding ABC transporter ATP-binding protein: MTAIEFENISKQYRLGLVSTGTLSHDLNRFWQTKVLRREDPYLKVGEVNDRAHKGASEYVWALKDINFKVEQGDVVGIIGRNGAGKSTLLKLLSRVTAPTTGTIRARGRIASLLEVGTGFHPEMTGRENIYMNGAIMGMSRAEITRKLDEIVDFSGCERYLDTPVKRYSSGMTVRLGFAIAAHLEPEILVVDEVLAVGDAEFQKKAIGKMQDVSRGEGRTVLFVSHNMGAVKNLCKRGIVLNQGQVAFDGNVEDAVDFYSNQNAYKKIWKKEIACMENLDSTKDVQFFSIEFAKKSNEFASDEPIEFVFTVYANKTVNECRINLTVFSIDGFPIGSVSNTQTFKIKEGETKKISLTLCDHFLAKGLYDVSFATGIGNFLTCQRDFDIVPHVIAFAISQLSASRQEDVAQWNRGWGNIIWKGQTHIKE; this comes from the coding sequence ATGACCGCGATCGAGTTCGAGAACATCAGCAAGCAGTACCGCCTGGGGCTTGTGAGCACCGGGACGCTCAGCCACGACCTGAACAGGTTCTGGCAGACCAAGGTGCTGCGCCGCGAGGACCCCTACCTCAAGGTGGGCGAAGTCAACGACCGCGCGCACAAGGGCGCAAGCGAATACGTGTGGGCCCTGAAGGATATCAACTTCAAGGTGGAACAGGGCGACGTCGTGGGCATCATCGGCAGGAACGGCGCCGGCAAGAGCACGCTCCTCAAGCTGCTGAGCCGCGTGACCGCCCCCACTACCGGCACCATCCGCGCACGGGGCCGCATCGCGAGCCTCCTCGAAGTGGGCACCGGATTCCACCCAGAGATGACCGGCCGCGAGAACATCTACATGAACGGCGCCATCATGGGCATGAGCCGCGCCGAGATTACCCGCAAGCTCGACGAAATCGTGGACTTCAGCGGCTGCGAACGCTACCTGGACACCCCCGTGAAACGCTATAGCAGCGGCATGACCGTCCGCCTCGGGTTCGCCATCGCGGCACACCTGGAACCCGAAATATTGGTGGTTGACGAAGTGCTCGCCGTGGGCGACGCCGAATTCCAGAAGAAGGCCATCGGCAAGATGCAGGACGTAAGCCGCGGCGAAGGCAGGACCGTGCTGTTCGTGAGCCACAATATGGGCGCAGTGAAGAATTTGTGTAAACGCGGGATTGTGCTTAATCAGGGGCAAGTGGCGTTTGATGGTAATGTAGAAGATGCCGTAGATTTCTACTCTAACCAGAACGCTTATAAAAAAATATGGAAAAAAGAAATTGCATGTATGGAAAATTTAGACAGCACAAAAGACGTCCAATTTTTTTCTATTGAATTTGCGAAGAAAAGCAATGAGTTTGCCTCAGACGAACCTATTGAATTTGTTTTTACTGTTTATGCAAATAAAACTGTAAACGAATGTCGTATTAATTTAACGGTCTTCTCTATAGACGGTTTTCCAATTGGTAGCGTTTCTAATACTCAAACATTCAAAATAAAAGAAGGAGAAACGAAAAAAATTTCTTTAACATTATGTGACCACTTTCTTGCAAAGGGGTTGTACGATGTTTCCTTTGCAACAGGCATTGGAAACTTTTTAACCTGCCAACGAGATTTTGATATCGTTCCGCATGTAATTGCTTTCGCAATTAGTCAATTGTCCGCAAGCAGACAAGAAGATGTTGCCCAATGGAATCGAGGTTGGGGGAATATTATTTGGAAAGGTCAAACTCATATAAAGGAATAA